Genomic window (Campylobacter sp. RM16704):
TTATTGTTTTTTTTGGAGTAAAGCTCAATTTTATAGAAGAACCTAATATTGCACTTGGTTCAAGTATTTTATATCTTATACCAGGAGTTTATTTTATTAACTCTATTATTGATATTTTAAAAAATCACATACTAATGGGTCTTAGTCGTATTATAAGTGTAGTTATTTTAGTCTGTTGTATTGCTATTGGAATTTATACCACACTCAGCATCAATGATTTTGGAATTTTACAATGATTGATTATTCTTTTATATTATTCGATATGTTTTTTGCAGCTTTAACTGGCCTTGGTTTTGCCTATGCATGTAATCCACCATTAAAAACTCTTATATTGTCAGCTATTTTAGCTGCTATTGCTCATGGCATACGCTTTACACTTATGGAGCATTTTGGATTTCAAACTTTAGCAATAGCTACCTTTGTAGCTTCTTTTAGTATAGGCTGTATAGGTCTTTTCTTAGCAAAAATTTTCAAAACTCCAGCTGAAATCATAGCCTTTCCAGCACTTATACCTATGATACCTGGAATTTATGCTTATAAAGCTATTTTATATCTAATTTCTTTTATACGCTCTGAGGATATAAACGAAAAAACTGATTTTTTAATCCAATTTTTTGACCATTTTTTTACTACCCTTTCGGTAACTTTAGCATTAGCAGTTGGAGTAAGTGTAACCTTACTTTTATTTTTTGAACAAAGTTTTATGATGACAAGAAACATCAAAAAAAATAAAAATTACAATTATAAAAATTAATCGTGATTCATTTTATTTTTAGCTTCAATCCCCATAAGAGAAAAAGCGGTTTTAATACTTAAGGCACACACAGCAAAAAGTTTTAAAAGTTCATCTTCATTGCTTGAACCAACAACTTTATTTTCATTATAAAATTTATGAAACAAAGAAGCTAGATTTTTTAAATAATCTGGAATTTTTTGCAGAGATCTTGATTCAAAAGCATCATTAAGCACTGCTTTTAAATTTAAACTCTCAAACAAAAGATTCATCCCATCTTCATTTAAATTCTGAAATTTTACATAAATAATATCATTTATATTTTTACCTGCTTTAGCAAATACTTGATGAATTCTTGCATGGGCATAATTAATATAATATATAGGGTTAGAACTATCTTCTCTTTTAAATTCATCTACATCAAATTCTAAATGTGTATCACATTTTTTACTGATAAATATATATCTTAAAACATCGCTACCAAGCTCTTCTAAAACATCACCCATCAAGATAAAATTACCAGCTCTTTTACTCATCTTATAAGGTTCACCATTTTTTAAAAGTGAAACCATTTGAGCTAAAATAATTTCAAGATTTTGACCATCATAACCTAAAAATTCCATAGCAGCTTTCATTCTAGCTATATAACCATGATGATCAGCACCCCAAATATTAATACATTTGCTATAACCACGACTCATTTTATCTTTATGATATACTATATCAGCTGCCAAATAAGTCCCTTTGCCATCACTTTTAATAATCACACGATCTTTCTCATCACCTTTAACACTTGAAGCAAGCCAAATTTTGTTATCTTTTTCATAAATACCTTTATGTTCTTTTAAAGCATTTAAAGTATTTTCCAATTCATTGTAATAACTAGTTTCACTAACATAAGCATCAATAAAGATTTTAGCGTCAGCTAAATTTTGTTTAATAATGTTTAGCATTTTATCTTTTGCCCAAAGAGCTAGTTTGGAGATATTTTCTTCCTTAAAAAAATCTTTTTCAAATTCAACAAAGGCTTCTTTTGCAATATCAACAATATATTCGCCTTTATAGTATTCTTCAGGATATTTTACTTGCTCTTTCAAACAATGTTCTTTTACAGCAAGCAAAATAGAAAGCCCTAAAAGATAAATTTGATTACCCGCATCATTAATATAATATTCCGTATCAAATTTATACCCTAAGTGTCTAGCTACTCTAGCTAAAGTATCTCCAAAAATAGCCCCTCTAGCATGTCCTATATGTAAAGGTCCAGTTGGATTTGCACTAACATATTCAAGCAAGAAACTTTGCTCTTTTTTATCATCTTTTGCGAAATTTTCATTGTTTTTTAAAGCTTGTGTTGCTAAAGAATCCAAAAAAAATCTTGAAAGTTTAAAATTTACATAACCATTAATAGCTTCTACACTTTCAAAGCATTCACAATCCTTTAGCTTAATAACAATATCATTAGCAATTACCATAGGATTTTGCTTTAATTCTTTAGCTAAAGAAAAAGCTAAAGGTGTGGCAAAATGAGCTAAATTTTTATTTTTAGGATTTTCTAAGACAAAATCTCTTCCTAATTTTTCTTTAATTTCTTTATAAACTAAAGTTTTCAATTTTTTAACCTTATACTTTTTTTACTTCTTCATCATTTTCTTTTGCAATAATATCTTTTTCATTAATTTTTTCAATTTTTTGTGTGTCTTCATGGGTCATTTTTTTATCATCTTCAGTATTCATCTCATCTTTAAAGGTTTTAATACCTTTTCCCAAACCTTTAGCAAGTTCTGGAATTTTTTTTGCTCCAAAAAGCAACACTACAATAAGCAATATAATCAACCATTGAGTTCCACTTGGCATATGCATTTTATTCTCCTTTATTCCATTGAATTTGAATTTGCTTTAAATTATGTTTTGTATTCTTTAATTTTGAAACCTCAAAAACCGCTTCTAGTTGTTTATAGCTTTTTTCAAGATCATCATTTATGATTAAAAAATCATATCTATCCAAGTAAGCCATTTCACCACTAGCATTTTCTAATCTTTTACTAATATCTTCTATTTTATCAGCATTTCGCTTAAGTAATCTTTTTTCAAGCTCCTTTTTATTCTTAGTTGTAATAAATACAGAAGTTATATAATCTGACATTTTTTCTTTAGCTATACAAAAACCTTGCACATCTATATCAAAAATAACACTTTTACCTTCTTGCAATGCTTTTTTTACGGGTATTAATGAAGTACCATAATAATTTTTATGCACCAAAGCCCATTCTAAAAATTCACCCTTTTCTATACCTTGTTTAAATTCTTTTTCACTAATAAAAAAATAATCTACTCCATTTTTTTCATTTTCTCTTGGAGCTCTTGTTGTGCTTGAAATAGAAAAATAAATATTATCTTTTTCTTTAAAAAGCCTTTGAAGCAAGGTGCTCTTCCCTGCTCCACTTGGTCCTGAGATGATTAAAATTTGACCACTCAATGTTTATCCTCATCAAAGCTTATATTAATGTTTATATTCATTTTCATACCCTTTAAAGCTGCTTTTAGAGTATCATCTGTAATGCTTGAAGTGATAGTTTGTGCTATACTTTTACTAAGTTCATTTACCACTTCATCATCTTGTAAACTATCCACTTTACTATCTTCTTCTAATGTAAAATCTTTTTTTTGCATTAAATCATCTGTTAAAACCTCTTCGCCCAAAGCTAACATAATATCATTTTCATTTATATTTGCAAACTCATCTTGCTCTTCATTTAAATTTTTATTCATATTTTCCTCTATATTTTTAGGCTGAATATTTTGAGATAAAT
Coding sequences:
- a CDS encoding threonine/serine exporter family protein, giving the protein MIDYSFILFDMFFAALTGLGFAYACNPPLKTLILSAILAAIAHGIRFTLMEHFGFQTLAIATFVASFSIGCIGLFLAKIFKTPAEIIAFPALIPMIPGIYAYKAILYLISFIRSEDINEKTDFLIQFFDHFFTTLSVTLALAVGVSVTLLLFFEQSFMMTRNIKKNKNYNYKN
- the argS gene encoding arginine--tRNA ligase, translated to MKTLVYKEIKEKLGRDFVLENPKNKNLAHFATPLAFSLAKELKQNPMVIANDIVIKLKDCECFESVEAINGYVNFKLSRFFLDSLATQALKNNENFAKDDKKEQSFLLEYVSANPTGPLHIGHARGAIFGDTLARVARHLGYKFDTEYYINDAGNQIYLLGLSILLAVKEHCLKEQVKYPEEYYKGEYIVDIAKEAFVEFEKDFFKEENISKLALWAKDKMLNIIKQNLADAKIFIDAYVSETSYYNELENTLNALKEHKGIYEKDNKIWLASSVKGDEKDRVIIKSDGKGTYLAADIVYHKDKMSRGYSKCINIWGADHHGYIARMKAAMEFLGYDGQNLEIILAQMVSLLKNGEPYKMSKRAGNFILMGDVLEELGSDVLRYIFISKKCDTHLEFDVDEFKREDSSNPIYYINYAHARIHQVFAKAGKNINDIIYVKFQNLNEDGMNLLFESLNLKAVLNDAFESRSLQKIPDYLKNLASLFHKFYNENKVVGSSNEDELLKLFAVCALSIKTAFSLMGIEAKNKMNHD
- a CDS encoding twin-arginine translocase TatA/TatE family subunit, which translates into the protein MHMPSGTQWLIILLIVVLLFGAKKIPELAKGLGKGIKTFKDEMNTEDDKKMTHEDTQKIEKINEKDIIAKENDEEVKKV
- a CDS encoding deoxyguanylate kinase / guanylate kinase: MSGQILIISGPSGAGKSTLLQRLFKEKDNIYFSISSTTRAPRENEKNGVDYFFISEKEFKQGIEKGEFLEWALVHKNYYGTSLIPVKKALQEGKSVIFDIDVQGFCIAKEKMSDYITSVFITTKNKKELEKRLLKRNADKIEDISKRLENASGEMAYLDRYDFLIINDDLEKSYKQLEAVFEVSKLKNTKHNLKQIQIQWNKGE